The following coding sequences are from one Bradyrhizobium sp. WSM471 window:
- a CDS encoding 3-keto-5-aminohexanoate cleavage protein, translating to MSDKAVITCALNGVLTDPKQHNVPVTPEQMAREAKAAFDAGASIMHIHLRQQAPDKGHLPSWEVSVSKEIQQAIREACPGVIINHTSGVSGPNYSGALDCIRETRPEIAACNAGSLNYLKVKADNSWAWPPMMFDNAVEKVKDYLDVMNAVGTIPEFECFDVGIVRCVGMYRQVGMYKGPLEYNFVMGVASGMPSDPDLLPILIKLKRPEAQFQVTAIGREEIWPLHQRCAELGGHLRTGLEDAFYLADGKKVTSNAHLIEAIAACARRAGREIASPAEARTIFGTNR from the coding sequence ATGAGCGACAAGGCCGTCATCACCTGCGCGCTGAACGGCGTGCTCACCGACCCGAAGCAGCACAACGTGCCTGTGACGCCTGAGCAGATGGCGCGCGAGGCCAAGGCTGCGTTCGACGCCGGCGCGTCCATCATGCACATCCATCTGCGCCAGCAGGCGCCGGACAAGGGGCATCTGCCGTCGTGGGAGGTCAGCGTCAGCAAGGAGATCCAGCAGGCGATTCGCGAAGCTTGCCCCGGCGTGATCATCAATCACACCTCGGGCGTCTCCGGGCCGAACTACAGCGGAGCGCTGGATTGCATCCGCGAGACCAGGCCGGAGATCGCCGCCTGCAATGCCGGCTCGCTGAACTATCTGAAGGTGAAGGCCGACAACAGTTGGGCCTGGCCGCCGATGATGTTCGACAATGCGGTCGAGAAAGTGAAGGACTATCTCGACGTCATGAACGCGGTCGGGACCATCCCCGAATTCGAATGTTTTGACGTCGGCATCGTGCGCTGCGTCGGCATGTACCGCCAGGTCGGCATGTACAAGGGCCCGCTCGAATATAACTTCGTGATGGGCGTCGCCTCCGGCATGCCGTCGGATCCCGATCTGCTGCCGATCCTGATCAAGCTGAAGCGTCCCGAGGCGCAATTTCAGGTCACCGCGATCGGTCGCGAAGAGATCTGGCCGCTGCACCAGCGCTGCGCCGAGCTCGGTGGCCATCTGCGCACCGGCCTCGAAGATGCCTTCTATCTCGCCGACGGCAAGAAGGTGACGTCGAACGCCCACCTGATCGAGGCCATCGCCGCCTGCGCCCGCCGTGCGGGCCGCGAGATTGCGAGCCCCGCGGAAGCGCGGACGATTTTTGGAACGAATCGGTAA
- a CDS encoding AraC family transcriptional regulator translates to MEDNGRESDHLMLITPERVFYAGLLGRPRKRTPGCCHVYVAVKGSLHLTIEDVLATGELFVTLPNQRHSIASDYRTAISVTLEPESMPDGVIEALAERLTGPDRAVYARKILAAYTLLRQRRYGDITTAEFDEMCFGEALPRRVLDPRVTRAVARIGRFTGEPVTADTCAADAGLSASRFLHLFKEETGISFRSFRAWKRARHLLHFANQDLNLAHLAQDIGYPDSTHFSHSIRRFYGLKPRAIFVGSRDLAIYRSSETVRLAEAS, encoded by the coding sequence ATGGAAGATAACGGTCGCGAATCCGACCATTTGATGCTGATCACGCCGGAGCGGGTATTCTATGCCGGCCTGCTCGGCCGGCCCCGTAAGCGGACCCCCGGCTGCTGCCATGTCTATGTTGCGGTGAAGGGCAGCCTGCATCTGACGATCGAGGATGTCCTCGCCACCGGCGAGCTGTTCGTCACCCTGCCGAACCAGCGGCATTCCATTGCCAGCGACTACCGCACCGCGATCAGCGTCACGCTGGAACCGGAGAGCATGCCTGATGGCGTGATCGAGGCCTTGGCCGAGCGGCTCACCGGACCCGACAGGGCTGTCTATGCCCGCAAGATACTCGCCGCCTACACGCTGCTGCGCCAGCGCCGCTACGGCGACATCACTACCGCCGAATTCGACGAGATGTGTTTTGGCGAAGCGCTGCCGCGCCGCGTGCTCGATCCCCGCGTGACGCGTGCGGTCGCCCGTATCGGCCGCTTCACGGGCGAGCCCGTGACGGCGGACACTTGTGCGGCGGACGCCGGACTTTCCGCTTCGCGTTTCCTGCATCTGTTCAAGGAGGAGACCGGCATCTCGTTCCGCTCCTTCCGCGCCTGGAAGCGGGCGCGTCACCTGCTGCACTTCGCCAACCAGGACCTCAACCTCGCCCATCTCGCGCAGGACATCGGCTATCCCGACAGCACCCATTTCAGCCACTCGATCCGCCGCTTCTACGGTTTGAAACCGCGCGCGATCTTCGTCGGCTCGCGGGATCTCGCGATCTATCGCAGCAGCGAGACGGTGAGGCTTGCAGAGGCGAGCTAG